The genomic region GCCATCAATGCGGGCGAAACCCTCACCTATTCCTTCGTCGCCAAGAAACCGGGCGTCTTCTTCTACCACTGCGGCGCGCCGCCGATGATCCAACACGTGGCCCGCGGCATGTTCGGCGCCGTCATCGTGGATCCGAAGAATGCCAAAGCCTGGCCGAAAGCCGATCGCGAGTACGTGCTGGTGCAGTCGGAACTGTACAAGAATCCGGACGACGTGCAGGCCATGTTCGACCGGAAGTTCGAGCACGTGATCTTCAACGGGGGGGTCTTCAAATATCATCCGTTCGTCACCGGTGGCGGCAAACTCGACGCCAAGCCCGGCGAGCGGGTACGGATCTTTTTTGTGAACGCGGGTCCGAACGAATTTTCGGCCTTCCATCCGATCGGCGAGATTTGGGACAGCGTGTATGAGAGCGGCAACCCGGCCAATAAGCTGAGCGGGGTGCAAACCTACGTGGTGGGCCCGGGCGGCGCGGCCGTCTTCGACGTGGTCGTGGAATCGGCCGGCGCCTATCCGCTGGTCACACATTCTCTGACGGGCGCGCTCCGTGGAGGCATCGCCGTGCTGGTGGCATCGCCGGACGCCGGCTCGCAACCCCTGATGCCGATGGTGCCATGGAAAGTGTTGGTGCCCCAGACTGAAATCACTCCGGTCCCGGTGCCGTAACGGTCCGGAGGGACATGAACCCGGCTGTCATGAACCGGCCGGGAAGCGGCGCGGCCTCCATCTCAAGAGGTCGCGCCGGCCGTCTTCTCCACAAGGAGTCTATGGAATGAATCGGAATGGTCTGCAATCCCGCGTGAAGGTGCAGGTGCTTTGGCTCATGCTCTGTTGTCTCTCCGGATGGCCGCTGCAGAATGCTCAGGCCGGTTCACCCGTTCATCGCATCTCGCTCCAAGTCGGCGGGCCCGGCTGTGCCATCCAGCAGACCGTCCTTTCAAAAACGCTCCTGGTCCTCCCGGGGGTCATGGCCGTGGATTGGTCCTTGCTGCCCGACCATGCATTGATCGATCTCGATGCCCGGTCTATCACCGAGCAGGATCTCGTGGCCGCCGCCGCGCAGGCCGCGGGTCCGTCCTGCGAAGTCCGGCCAATGGCGTCCTGCATCAGTCCCATGCCGGCCGGCTCAATGACAGCCAGACCGATCGAATCGGCTGGACCTCTTCAATAAACGACTGCCGGACGACTCCCCTTCACCAGCAGCAGCAACCGTTCCTGTTGCAAGGGCTGATCGGGATCCCGGGTATAGTGAGAAGGATCCGCAGCCACCTCCACCTTGCTCAAAGGAATCGATAATTGCTGCCGCATATGCGGCACGTCGGTGTCCAACGCCAACGCGACGAGTTGATCGGTACAGCCCGTCACTTCGGCATTGAGATCCCGAGCATCGTCGAACTGCACGCTGACTCGTTCCTCCGGATTGATCCACTTGCGGATCACTTCGGCTTTTTCCAGGTTACTCATCTGTATCTCCTCCATTTCCCTCTTCCTTCCTTCAAGCACTCCCTTTTCAGGCCGCTCTGTAGCCTTCCGTCATCTTCGTTTCGACGGATTCCACGACTCTCGACCCGATGATGGAGCCCCAGATCGTCGTTCCAAGCGACAGAATACCCCCGATCGCGACGAACCACGCGACGAAGGAGACGATGTCGGAAGGCGGCACGGTTTCGGCCAACATGGCACCCAGACTCATGGCAGTCGGCGGCAACACCATCAGGATTACCGTCAGCAGTCCCCACAGTGTCAATCCATGGAAAATACTTTCGACATAGCTTGACGAATCGGAAACCCACGCTGCAACGTAGCCCCCGATAAAGGCGGCGGCAAGCCACGCGACACCGCTCCATGCGAGCACCCAGTATGCCGTCGAGCCTTCCGGTAAAGACCCCGAACCGACATATGCCATTCCAAGTCCCAGGGCACTGACGACGATATGGAGTCCCAGTGCAACGGACAATCCCGCCCCCACGGCCGGCCATCGAAACAACACCAGTTTCGAGCGATCGCGAAACGATAAAAATAGCATGGTGCGCCTCCCACACTAGGGTTTCGGAGAGGTTGTGGCTCAACAAATATCCATACTCATGAGGCATGGTCCGTGCCTTTCCAGCAACGGAGGATACTTCAAGCAAATCGACGCGCGCTCTCCCCCCAGACGAGACGGAATTTCTCTGTCTCGTCCAACCTGTCCTCTTGGCCATTGCGTTCAGTTCCATTCCAATTTTCCGCACACCCACCGCGAGTCACACACACGCAGGGGGTAACGACATCGAGCGATATCGCACCCACCGCACGTGTCGGCTCCACTCATGCACCGACCTCGCCAGAGCCTCGCGATTCGTCACGGTTCGCTTTTCAGGGAAAACCTACGATAGGCCGCTGAGATGCGCGAGATCTCGCTTGGCCTCAAAGTTGCTCTGCCCTTGATCGACATCCGCGCAACTCATTCTCCCATCTCGGAACGGAGCAGGATGATGGACTATGTGAAGCCGCACGACGTCGTGAAAGACATGGTAAGCACGGGCGCGCTCAAGCTGGATGTGCCGGCCTCGCACCTCGTAATCCGCGGAGCCCTGGCCGGAGCCTACCTTGGGATCGCAACCAGCATGGCCGTGACGGCGGCGGTCGAGACCGGTAGTTGGCTGGTCGGATCGCTGCTGTTTCCCATCGGACTGTGCATCGCGATTTTGCTGCGGACCGAAATCATCACCGGAAGCTTCGCGCTGCTGCCCTGCGCGACAGCGGCAGGAAAGGAGAACGCCTGCGTCAGTCGGGTGCTCGTCAACTGGGGATGGGTGTTTCTGGGCAACCTGCTCGGCAGCGTCGTCTACGCGGCCATGCTGGCCATCGTGCTGACGACGGCGGGAGACGCGGGGCTCTCCGCAACCGGCACCAAGCTGATCGCCATCGCCGAAGCCAAGACCAATTACTACGCGTCCCACGGCTCGGCCGGCATGCTGACCGTGTTCACAAAGGCGGTGCTGTGCAATTGGATGGTGAGCCTCGCGGTCGTGTTCGCGTTTGCGACGACCTCCCTGTCCGGCAAGATCTTGGCCATCTGGGGTCCGACTCTGCTCTTCTTCTCGCAAGGGTTCGAACACGCGGTCGTCAACATGTTCGTCATTCCGGTCGGCATGTTGCTGGGCGCGCACGTCACGCTGGCGGACTGGTGGATCTGGAACCAGATCCCGGTCACGCTGGGCAACCTGGTCGGTGGAATGGTGTTTACGGGCTTGGCCATTTATTTCACCCACCGGACTCCGGCGACGGCTCCTGTCGTGCAGGCCCCGGTGGAATCCGCCACCGTGCCCGAACATGGACGCGGATATTCTCCGTCATTCTGAGACGGTCTTTCTGATGATCGTGGAGACGGTTCGATGAACGATGCGTCACCCTCCTCCGGATCTCGCGACGCGCGGCTGTGCGGATGGCCGTTCATTCTGTTCAACGTCGTGTTCGGCCTCGCGCATATGATCGTCCTGTTCAACGCGGGGTCCTACGTGGCGCTGCTTCCGCACGCGGCGGGAGATCTGGGCGGGGTGCTTCCGAGCTTCGGCACCTGGGCGCAAACGGATTTCATGATCGCGCTGGCCCTGGCGTTTCCGATCGCCCGATGGCTGGCGGCGCGCTTCGGCGAGGGGCGGGTCTTCGTGTGGGCCTTCGTCGTGTATGCCGCAGCCTCCGCATTGTGCTCCATCGACGTCTCCATCTCCGCATTCGTGCCGGCACGCATCTTTTTGGGACTGGCCGGCGGGTTGACGCTTCCACTTGGCCAGTCGCTGCTTCTCCAGGAATATCCGGACCGGCTCAAGTCGATGGGCCTGGCAATCTGGGGTCTGTTCACCCTGATGCCGCTGACCCTCGGATTCGCCGCCGGCGGATGGATCGCGGATGAATGGGGTTGGCGGAGCCTGTTCTATCTCAACATCCCGCTTTCCCTCGCCGTGTCCGGATTCACGGCGGCCCTGCTGCATCGGAGGCCGTTCGAGGTTCGCCGCGAGCCGTTCGACTTCGTGGGATTCCTGCTGTTGGCCGTGATTCTCGGAGGTCTGCAGACCATCCTGAACGAGGGCAACGATTTTGACTGGTTCGACGACCCCTTCTTGCGGATCGTGCTGCTGAT from Nitrospira japonica harbors:
- a CDS encoding multicopper oxidase domain-containing protein, which encodes METRRPHPHPILAGLAACLLIPLSLDATPANAKTHEVAMTAVETDVVIDGSGEKYAAWTFNGTMPGPVIRVTEGDTIKFTLTNPATNKYPHAMDFHAAEIDFLKNYRAINAGETLTYSFVAKKPGVFFYHCGAPPMIQHVARGMFGAVIVDPKNAKAWPKADREYVLVQSELYKNPDDVQAMFDRKFEHVIFNGGVFKYHPFVTGGGKLDAKPGERVRIFFVNAGPNEFSAFHPIGEIWDSVYESGNPANKLSGVQTYVVGPGGAAVFDVVVESAGAYPLVTHSLTGALRGGIAVLVASPDAGSQPLMPMVPWKVLVPQTEITPVPVP
- a CDS encoding formate/nitrite transporter family protein gives rise to the protein MMDYVKPHDVVKDMVSTGALKLDVPASHLVIRGALAGAYLGIATSMAVTAAVETGSWLVGSLLFPIGLCIAILLRTEIITGSFALLPCATAAGKENACVSRVLVNWGWVFLGNLLGSVVYAAMLAIVLTTAGDAGLSATGTKLIAIAEAKTNYYASHGSAGMLTVFTKAVLCNWMVSLAVVFAFATTSLSGKILAIWGPTLLFFSQGFEHAVVNMFVIPVGMLLGAHVTLADWWIWNQIPVTLGNLVGGMVFTGLAIYFTHRTPATAPVVQAPVESATVPEHGRGYSPSF